The Ignavibacteria bacterium genome contains the following window.
AGCATTTACTTATAGACCAAATATTACGAGAGTTGGTTGGGGAATTTTTGGATTTGGTCTTTTTATTCACCTTACTCCGTTAATCTTGTATTTAATCATTGTTTACTGGATTAAATTTAAAATTCAGACGAAAAGATTTTTATTTGCTGTTTATTTCATCATTACCTTTGGGAGTTTCTTTCTGCTTTATCAGAGATTTAGTCTAGTCATTGGAATAATATTAAGCTTAGTCTATATCTACTATGGAACGACTAAATTTAATCTCAAAAATTTCTTTTTAATACTTATTCCATTGATCGCTTTAATTTTTGGTTTATCTACAATTCGAGAGAGTGAGCTTTTTGTTTATTATCTCTATTACCTTTCAAATATGAAAATCAGTATTAAATATGCAGTGATTACCGAGCCGTATATGTATCTGGTTATGAGTGTAGAAAACTTTGCGTATGCAGTTTCAAAGTTGCAAGATCACACTTATGGTTTATATACTTTTGATTTCTTGACAGCACTTTCGGGTCTCAAACATACCTTGAAAGAACACTTTTTCATTTCTGATTTTCCGCATTTGCTTTCTCCATTTTATAATACTTACACTACCTTCTTTATCTTTTACAGAGATTTTGGAATTCTTGGAAGTTTCTTTTTCCCATTCGTTATTGGTTTTCTGATCTCACATTTTTACTACAGAATGAGATTGCGTCCTTCATTACATACAATCTCGGTCTATGGAATGTTTGTGATAATTGTTGTGTTCTCATTTTTTATTCCACTGATAACCTGGCTTTATTTTGTTTTTGATTTTGTCGTTATTTACATGGTTACTAAGATGATTGTATATAATTATCAGGAACGATTAGATGGAGTTTTTGCGTGAGAATTGCATTCGATTGTCGAGTACTAGAAAGGCAAATGACTGGAATTGGAAGATATTTATTAAACATTCTAAATGAAATTCCAGGATATGATAAGAAAAGTCAATACTTCTTAATTTCTAATCTAAAGCTTGCTCACATTAAAAATGATTTTTACACTTACATTAATCTTAATAAGAAATTCATCAATGGTAAAATCTTCACTCCAATCTGGTTAAATTATTTTTTGCCTCCTGTTATTAGACAAAATAAAATTGATGTATTAATAGGACCAAATATTTTAATTCCAACTACGAAAAAACTGAAAGATGTAATTCGAATTTCTATCGTTCATGATATAATGCCTTTAACTCATCCCCAATTTTTCCCATTCTTTTATAAAAATTACTTAAAGATTTATCTCCCATCTTCAATAAAGAGTTCTGATTTGATTATAACTATATCAGAGGCGTCGAAACGTGAAATTCTTAATTACTTTGATTTAGAAGAAAATAGGATAAAAATCGTATACAATACTTTTTCAGAAAAGTTTAGAAAATTAAGTGAAGACGAATTATTATCATTAATACCTAAATCAAGACTTAAATTACCAGAGAAGTTTTTGCTTTATGTCGGGGTTCTTGAGAAAAGAAAAAATATTGGATTGTTTATAAAGCTTGCGGATAAGATTAATGAAAATAAACTTGATTTTAAGATAGTTCTTGTAGGAAGACCTGGTTTTGGTTTTAATGAATTTAAAGAGGAACTGGAGAAGCGATCAAATATTATTTCCATCATTCAAGGTGCTGATGATAGTGATTTATTACTTCTTTATAACAAAGCATTTGCTTTAATTTTCCCATCGTATGTCGAAGGTTTTGGGCTTCCACCAATTGAGGCTATGGCTTGTGGAACTCCAGTTATTGCTTCAAATTGTGATGCATTAAAAGAGATTCTAAATGATGCAGCTTTACTTCATGATCCTGATGATGTTGATGGAATTTTTAATTCTATACTTAAATTGAATTCCGATCAGAGATTTTATAATGCAATAAGCGAAAAGTCAATTGAACACTCAAAACTATACTCAAGAGAGAATACTATGAATTCTTTTATGAACATAATAAACTCAATTAAAGCGTGATTTTAGTAATGCAAACTTTTCTTACATATACCTTTTTCGCTTTAATTTTACTGGTAATTAATTCTTACATATTATATCCGGTTTTCATTTACATCTTATCAATTTTATTCAAAAAGAAAATTGAAATTTCAAATGAAAGTTACCCGCAAGTTTCAATTCTAATTTCTGCTTATAACGAAGAAAAAGTTATTGAGAAAAGAGTTCAGAATATACTGAACTCAAATTATGATATGGATAAAATTGAGATACTAGTAGGATCTGATTGTTCAAATGATAGAACAAATGAAATTTTGAAGAACCTTGAAAATGCAATTCCTCAATTAAGAGTTTTTATTTTCAATGCTCGTCGTGGTAAGGCAGGTGTTTTAAATGACCTTGTTGATTACGCCAGAAACGAAATATTAATATTTACTGATGCTAATACAGAATTTCATCAGGATGCAATAAAAAAAATGGTTCAATATTTTAATGATAAAAGAGTTGGAGGTGTAAGCGGAAGATTAGAGTTGGTTGAAACTCATGAACATATTAAGGAAGGAGTTGAAGAAAAAAGATACTGGCAATACGAAACAATTCTTAAGAAGTCTGAAGGTAAATTGGGAATTTTAATCGGAGCAAATGGCGGAATATTTGCAATCAGAAAATCATTATTTGTAAAAGTACCTTTAGATAAGCCAGTAACGGACGATTTTTTTATTTCACTTAATGTGATTAAACAAGGTTATTGGCTTATCTACGAACCAGAAGCTGTCGCATTTGAATATGTTGCAAGAGATGTCAAAACAGAATTTAGACGGAAAGTAAGATTTGCAGCTACTAATTTCCAAACAATCAGTTTTTTTAGAGATTTATTATTTAATAAGAATATAATTTTGAGTTATGCATTTTGGTCTCACAAGATTATAAGATGGTTCTTGCCTTTTATTTTAATTTTGTTGTTTATCGTTAATGTTTTGATATTTGAACAACATTTATTTTTCAAATACCTGCTTTATTTACAAGTGATTGTTTATGGTTTGGGTTTAATTGGTTATTTGTTTTCAAAAATTAAAATAAGAATTGGAATAATTTCGCTTATCTCATATTTTTTAATTACTAATCTTGCTTTATTAATTGGTTATTTTAAATTCTTAAGGAAAAAGCATTCACTAATATGGCAGTCAACTCCGAGATAATTTATGTCTAAGTCAATCGAAAAAATACTTTTACTTGTTACAGATTTCATCACAATAAATTTAGCTTATATTGTTTATTTCTATTTTCGTGTTGAGACTGGTTGGTTTCAATTGATTTCAAGACCTGAGTTCTTACTCCCGATGCTTGTAATATATTTTTACTGGTTTCTTATTTTTCTTTTTGTAGGAATGTACAGAACCTGGTTTGCCGCTTCACGCTTCGATGAACTTACATTACTTTTTAAAACTTCATTTGTCGGTGTAATGATCTTATTCTTTTTAATTTTTATTGATGATCTATCGGCACCGTCGGGTTCAACTCAAAGATATTTAATTTTTATTTACTGGGGTATTTTCCTGCTTTTTGTTGGTTCGGGAAGAATTTTTGTCAGAAGCTTGCAAAGGAATCTGCTACTTCGAGGTATTGGTCGAAGGAATACAATCATTATTGGATACAACGAAAAAGCCAAAGAGGTTTTTAATGATGTGAATCGTGCTAAAGCGCTCGGTCTTGATGTAATTGGTTTCGTTCTGGTTGATGAAAATTCCGAAATAAAGGATGGAAATGGAAAAATTTTAGGAAGAATTAATGAAATCGAGAAAATTGTAAATGAATACAATGTTAAAGAAGTGATAATTGCACTCGATAAACACGAACATGAACTGATGCTTGATGTAATTGCAAAGTGTGATTTTAATGATCTGACAATTAAAATTGTCCCTGATCTATATGAAATAATCAGCGGGCAGGCGAGAACAAATCAGCTATATGGAATTCCATTAATCGAAGTAAATCCACAATTGATGCCGGTATGGGAAAGAAAGATAAAGAGATTGATGGATATCGTTTTTTCATTAATCATTTTAATTGTTACTCTGCCCATTACTTTATTAGTTGCGATTGCAATCAAACTTGACTCAGAAGGACCTGTTTTTTACAAGCAAATTCGTGTAGGGAAAGATGGTAAAGAATTTAAAATTTATAAGTTTCGTTCAATGTTTAAGGATGCTGAAAAACATACAGGTCCAGTTTGGTCTACAAAAGATGATCCAAGAATTACTCGAGTTGGAAAAATTTTAAGAAAATTCAGACTTGATGAAATCCCGCAGTTTATCAATGTACTTCGTGGTGAAATGAGTCTTGTCGGTCCAAGACCAGAAAGACCCTATTTTGTAGAAAAATTATCAAAAGAAATTCCATTGTATAAGCGAAGACTTAAAGTTAAGCCGGGAATAACTGGATGGGCACAGGTAAAACATAAGTATGATGAATCAATTGAAGATGTAAAGAAGAAACTCCAGTATGATTTATACTATATTGAAAATATTTCATTGAGAATGGATTTGAAAATTTTGTTCAGAACTATTTTTGTTGTTCTCTTTGGTAAAGGACATTTTCAGGATTGACCTTTTGTAAATGGGAAATTTGTCAGTTTGAACTTGTCGCAGTTGAAGTATGATATGCTGAGCTTGAAAGTTTTGAAAAAATGTTGTGTCGAAGGGAATGTCACCCTGAGCTTGACGAAGGGAATGTCACCCTGAGTACATCGAAGGGTAGTCTGACCTTTGAAATTAT
Protein-coding sequences here:
- a CDS encoding oligosaccharide repeat unit polymerase, which translates into the protein MELIILFLSILVFVIISFLWKGSDLFSPAKLFTFIWAIVLFLSQLKLSYYQFEWDSFSWFIVLLSLISFLLGNFVVYTIYFQTKIQSIADGRIHLMKAESLDENKLSLGITALFLSYIISYLVIWMIVGYIPAFTYRPNITRVGWGIFGFGLFIHLTPLILYLIIVYWIKFKIQTKRFLFAVYFIITFGSFFLLYQRFSLVIGIILSLVYIYYGTTKFNLKNFFLILIPLIALIFGLSTIRESELFVYYLYYLSNMKISIKYAVITEPYMYLVMSVENFAYAVSKLQDHTYGLYTFDFLTALSGLKHTLKEHFFISDFPHLLSPFYNTYTTFFIFYRDFGILGSFFFPFVIGFLISHFYYRMRLRPSLHTISVYGMFVIIVVFSFFIPLITWLYFVFDFVVIYMVTKMIVYNYQERLDGVFA
- a CDS encoding glycosyltransferase family 2 protein produces the protein MQTFLTYTFFALILLVINSYILYPVFIYILSILFKKKIEISNESYPQVSILISAYNEEKVIEKRVQNILNSNYDMDKIEILVGSDCSNDRTNEILKNLENAIPQLRVFIFNARRGKAGVLNDLVDYARNEILIFTDANTEFHQDAIKKMVQYFNDKRVGGVSGRLELVETHEHIKEGVEEKRYWQYETILKKSEGKLGILIGANGGIFAIRKSLFVKVPLDKPVTDDFFISLNVIKQGYWLIYEPEAVAFEYVARDVKTEFRRKVRFAATNFQTISFFRDLLFNKNIILSYAFWSHKIIRWFLPFILILLFIVNVLIFEQHLFFKYLLYLQVIVYGLGLIGYLFSKIKIRIGIISLISYFLITNLALLIGYFKFLRKKHSLIWQSTPR
- a CDS encoding undecaprenyl-phosphate glucose phosphotransferase, with the translated sequence MSKSIEKILLLVTDFITINLAYIVYFYFRVETGWFQLISRPEFLLPMLVIYFYWFLIFLFVGMYRTWFAASRFDELTLLFKTSFVGVMILFFLIFIDDLSAPSGSTQRYLIFIYWGIFLLFVGSGRIFVRSLQRNLLLRGIGRRNTIIIGYNEKAKEVFNDVNRAKALGLDVIGFVLVDENSEIKDGNGKILGRINEIEKIVNEYNVKEVIIALDKHEHELMLDVIAKCDFNDLTIKIVPDLYEIISGQARTNQLYGIPLIEVNPQLMPVWERKIKRLMDIVFSLIILIVTLPITLLVAIAIKLDSEGPVFYKQIRVGKDGKEFKIYKFRSMFKDAEKHTGPVWSTKDDPRITRVGKILRKFRLDEIPQFINVLRGEMSLVGPRPERPYFVEKLSKEIPLYKRRLKVKPGITGWAQVKHKYDESIEDVKKKLQYDLYYIENISLRMDLKILFRTIFVVLFGKGHFQD
- a CDS encoding glycosyltransferase family 4 protein; translated protein: MRIAFDCRVLERQMTGIGRYLLNILNEIPGYDKKSQYFLISNLKLAHIKNDFYTYINLNKKFINGKIFTPIWLNYFLPPVIRQNKIDVLIGPNILIPTTKKLKDVIRISIVHDIMPLTHPQFFPFFYKNYLKIYLPSSIKSSDLIITISEASKREILNYFDLEENRIKIVYNTFSEKFRKLSEDELLSLIPKSRLKLPEKFLLYVGVLEKRKNIGLFIKLADKINENKLDFKIVLVGRPGFGFNEFKEELEKRSNIISIIQGADDSDLLLLYNKAFALIFPSYVEGFGLPPIEAMACGTPVIASNCDALKEILNDAALLHDPDDVDGIFNSILKLNSDQRFYNAISEKSIEHSKLYSRENTMNSFMNIINSIKA